A window of the Gasterosteus aculeatus chromosome 21, fGasAcu3.hap1.1, whole genome shotgun sequence genome harbors these coding sequences:
- the fbxo15 gene encoding F-box only protein 15 — MAAPKEDISRTGRAARTSKRADKSSPASSPNLMERLPSEILMKILSYLDAAALFSISHINKLFYQLANDDAVWNKIYIAGLIKNKKREPICADELLLKTAATEAQDRAAGYWKRLHFTSVAAYEMNKWKSHLRPISLHTGMPSQTERVLRNLHVSWELTASHHSGRQCTREPSWSHFCETSVTLCWSGGGCLADYQQISTLQLHGVRRIALNCPGLKTPGWRSLMAKLDMEALAESPQVIGQDRLVELKLPQPGVIIGVWRDQPSVAFVMVTLHLHRLLERSSLGSSVRPYVEPIIKSPFDDIDPEYGLHGYQLHFVLYNSACTIMSRSFPQIFCRRTQISDGLIPLPAISSTINSQHTPLSCGISLPWRCEALQGAVKNCCIMSLTLLDEFKTPFWCVASPVSMEREKNSVSYDYDGKHFLIHYRDSEGQVKMNLVWMKEQKQFFVISLVVSVSVCKVNKHFNRNY; from the exons ACTGCCATCTGAGATCCTGATGAAGATTCTGTCATACCTAGACGCCGCCGCTCTTTTCAGCATCAGCCACATCAATAAGCTCTTCTACCAGCTTGCAAATGATGA TGCTGTGTGGAACAAGATATACATAGCAGGGTTAATCAAGAACAAAAAGCGGGAGCCTATTTGCGCGGACGAGCTGTTGCTGAAGACGGCCGCAACGGAGGCGCAGGATCGGGCCGCGGGCTACTGGAAGCGCCTGCACTTCACGTCTGTAGCTGCGTACGAAATGAACAAGTGGAAAAGTCATCTTAGACCCATCAGCCTTCACACCGGGATGCCCAGCCAGACGGAGCGGGTCCTCAG AAACTTGCACGTCAGCTGGGAGCTGACGGCGTCCCATCACTCGGGCCGTCAGTGCACACGTGAACCGAGCTGGTCCCACTTCTGCGAGACCTCTGTGACTCTGTGCTGGAGCGGAGGAGGCTGCTTGGCCGACTACCAGCAGATTTCCACCCTTCAACTCCACGGCGTCAGGAGGATTGCCCTCAACTGCCCCGGCCTGAAGAC ACCAGGATGGAGGTCCCTCATGGCGAAGTTAGACATGGAGGCTCTGGCTGAAAGCCCGCAGGTCATTGGACAGGACAGACTAGTCGAACTGAAGCTGCCACAGCCCGGCGTCATCATCGGGGTCTGGAGG GATCAGCCATCAGTTGCATTTGTCATGGTCACCCTTCACTTGCACAGGCTGCTGGAAAGAAGCAGCCTGGGATCTTCTGTTCG CCCCTACGTGGAGCCGATAATTAAATCCCCTTTTGATGACATAGACCCAGAATATGGTCTCCATGGCTACCAACTACACTTTGTTCTCTACAACAGTGCGTGCACGATCATGTCCAGAAGCTTCCCCCAGATCTTCTGCAGGAGAA CTCAGATCAGCGATGGTCTAATCCCGCTGCCTGCCATTAGCAGCACAATTAACTCGCAGCACACACCTCTATCCTGCGGCATCAGCCTTCCCTGGAGGTGTGAGGCCCTGCAGGGCGCAGTGAAG AATTGCTGCATCATGAGTTTGACTCTACTGGACGAATTCAAGACCCCTTTCTGGTGTGTCGCCTCTCCTGTTTCCATGGAGCGCGAGAAGAATTCTGTCTCCTACGACTATGACGGGAAGCACTTCCTGATCCACTATCGCGACTCAGAGGGTCAGGTGAAGATGAACCTTGTCTGGATGAAGGAACAGAAGcagttttttgttatttcattagttgtctctgtgtctgtttgcaAAGTCAACAAACATTTCAATAGAAATTACTGA